The genome window AGATGCCAACGCGTTCCGCTCGACGGATTTTCGCGACGTCTACGGCACCGTCTTCAAGCACTGGCTCAACATGCCGGCGGCAGCGATTACCGGAGTCGGCGGAATACTGCCTCCCGATGGCGGCGATCCAGCGTCCTATTGGACCGCGCCCGATCTCGACCTCGCCTTCCTCCCGTAGCTGCCACGGGGTGGTTCTTTGCCATCCCGCCGCCTTTTGTCCGAATCCGATGTTCAGCCGCGTGCACCGTCTTCCAGCTTTCGGCGCTTTCGCGGTAGCCATCCTCGACGGCGATCAGCTCCTTCGTGCCGTCGGCCCGCGCGCCGATCATCACGAGCGTGCAGAGGCGGTCGTCTTCCAGGCGGACGTTGAAGTGGACGCCATCGACCCAGACGTACACGTAGTCGCAGTCGGCGAGGCTCCGCTGCTGGAAGGCGCGGTACTCCGTCTCCCATTCGTTGGTGAGCCGCGCGATGTTCGTGGCGGACAACCCGGCGGCATCGTCCCCGAGCAGCGCCGCGAGCGCCTCGCGGAAGTCGCCCGTGGAGAGGCCGCGCAAGTAGAGCACCGCCAACACCTCGGCGACCTTCGGGGAACGGCGCATGTACGGCGGCAGGATGCGGCTCGTGAAGCGGCGCCGTTCACCATGGTAATCGGTCCGCCGGTCGTTCACACGGGGCGCGCTCACGGGGATCGTCCCAGCTCCGAGCGTGATCTTTCGGGTACGACCCTTGCCGTTCCGGACCACCAAGGCGTGGCCCTCGTCGTCGCGTTCGTCGCGGTGCGCGTCCAGATAGGCGGCGACCTCGGTCTCCAGCGCCGCCACGAGCATCCGCCGGGCTCCCTCGCGGGCAATCTCGTCGAGCAGGGATCGCCCGTCCACCTCGTCATGCGCCGACTCGCTTCCCGCGACCCTCAGCATGGATGCCGCCTCCTTCCCGCCGCGTGCGAGAGAGCGGCGGCCGGTCAGGTGGGAAGATCCGCCGCCGGGGTCAAGGGCTCCACGATCCACAACTTCCGGGCATATCTCACTTGAAAGTCTCTGCCTTACTATGATTGTTTTTGGGTAAGGAGCTAGGCGCGCATGATCGTGAAGATCACCAGCAAGCGGCAAGTCACCTTTCCGGCCCGCGTCCTGAAGGCGTTGGGGGTCGGCCCCGGCGACCGTTTGGAGCTCGAAGAGGCGGCTCAGGGCTTCGTGCTGCGAGCACGCCGTATCGACCCGTCGCGGTTGGCGCCGCTCCGTTCGAAGCTGCGCACCCGAAGGCCCCCATTCGATCTGAAGACGTTCCGCGAGGAGAAGCGTGACCCCGCACTTCGGGATTGATACCTCGATTCTCGTGCGGTTGCTGACGGGTGATCCACCGAAGGCCTTCGAGCGCTGTGTTCGGGTGCTCATGCGGCTCATCGAGCAAGAGGAAGCAGAGATCGTTGCTTCGAATCAGGTCATCGGAGAGGCGTACGTCGCACTCCAGCATCACTACGGAGTCTCGAAGGGCGATGCGCGGCTCGCACTAGAGACCGTCCTACGCAGCGGTATGGTCGCGCCGTTGAACGGTGCCGAAGTGTTCGCCGCCCTCAGAACGCAGGGCGGCTGCGGCCTCGTCGATCGTCTGATCGCCGACGACTATCAGCGTCGAGACGTCGAGACGCTGACGGTCGATGCTCGGATGGCTCGCTTGCTGCACGCCCGCAGGCTGTAAGCGCGCGGGCGCGCACGCTCGGCACGGAGCGCCGGTCGCTCGCGACGGCGCTCGGCGCGTGCGCCGCACTCGATCCTCCGGCCGTCCGCATCCGGTAGCGTCCAACCGGCGGCCTGGCCGCGGCTGCCCCCCTCGTGCTACAGCCGCGCCCGGGGGGTGGTGCATGGCGCAGGTTCCGGCGACCGTCGCGGGCGGAGCGAACGTCACGCGGCTGATCTGGCTCGGGGTGGTCGTGGCGGCCTTCGGGGTCGCCTACAGCTCGTGCACGACCTACGTCGCGCCGAACGAGGTCGGCATCCTCGAGAGCCGGCTCGTCGGGCCGACGGGCATTCGCGAGAAGATGTACCCGGGCGGACGGCTCTATTTCCTGATGATCGGGCAGACGATGCACCGCTTCCCGACCGATCTGCAGGTGCTCGAGCTCACGAGCTACCGTGACGAGTCGAACGCGCGCAACGCGCGGGTCGAGGCGCCGGTCGAGGTCAACACGTCCGACGGCTCGAAGGTCGTCCTCGACGTGACCGTGCTCTACCGCATCGAGGACCCGTTCTCGGTGATGCAGCAAGCGGGGCCGGGCCGCCTCTTCGAGTCGACGGCCGTCATCCCGAAGACGATCGCCGCCCTCAAGAAGAACCTCGGCGAGATGGTGGCGGAGGATTTCTACAACGTGAAGGTGCGCTCGCAGCGGGCCGAGAAGGCGCTCGCGCAGGTGCACATGGAGCTCAAGGAGAAGGGCATCGCCGTCGACCATGTGCTTCTGCGCCAGTACTACTACAACCACGACTACCAGCAGCAGATCGAGGAGAAGAAGGTCCAGGACCAGCTGAAGTTCACGCGCGCGTCCGAGGCCGAAGCGGCAAAGGAGCTCGCGAAGAAGCAGGAGATCGAAGCGACCGGCCGCGCCAAGGTCGAGGTCGAGACCCAGCGCGGCAACGCCGAGGTGACCAAGATCCAGGCCGAGGCCGACGCCTATCGGCGCAAGCGGGTCGCCGACGCCGACCTCCTGGTGCAGCTCGCCAACGCGCAGGGCGCGGAGCTCGAGAACCGCGCCTATCAGGGCGGCGGCTCCGAGAACCTGGTCGGCATGAAGATGGCGGAGGTGCTGGAGGGCGTCGAGACGGTGCTGGTGCCGTCGGGAGGGAAGGGCGGCATGAACCCGCTCGATCTGAACCAGGCGCTCCGGCTCTTCGACGTCGCGCCGGAGGCCGGCGCGCAGGGGGTGAAGCCGTGAGCGGCCGCACGCACGGTACGGACGCGGGCGTCGCGCGCGCTCCGGCCACGTGCCGGCGGCAGGGCGCTTCCCCCCGGGCGCGGGCGCTGGCGCTCGGCGTGGTCGCGCTCGTCGCGAGCGGCTGCTACCGCTCGACGGGCTCGACCGAGGTCGGCATCAAGATCGGCAAGCTCTTCGGCGCCGACGAGGTCGTGGCGCCGGGCCGTACGGTGATCGTCATCCCGGTCGTCCACGACTGGTACGTCTTCGACACCAAGACGCAGACGGTCCAGATGAAGGAGCAGGGCAAGGGCAGCGGGGAAGACGACGCCCTCGACTTCAAGACCCGCGACGGCAACGACGTGAGCGTCGACGTGACGGTGCTCTATCACGTCGATCCGGTGAAGGCGCCGCACGTCCTGCGGCACGTCGCCTATGACGTCGACGAGGTGCGGACCGTGCTCGTGCGCCCGCTCGCGCGCTCGATCCCGCGCGACTCGCTGAACGAGCTCTCGTCCGAGGAGTTCTACGATTCCGACCTCCGCGCCGCGAAAGAAGAACAAGCCCTCGCCAATCTCAGGCGCGCGCTCGAGCCGTACGGGCTCATCTGCGAGCGGGTGGTCCTCGGCAACTATCGCTTCCACAAGAACTACCAGGCGGCCATCGACCAGAAGAAGGTCGCCGACCAGACCGTCAACAAGAACCGCTCCGCCGCCGAAGCGGCGGTGAAGGAGTGGGAGCGCGAGCTCGAGACGACCAAAGGGCTGGTGGGGCAGCTGCTCGCGACCGAGCGCGGCAAGGCACAGCAAGTGACGTTGCAGACCGATGCCTACTACGAGGCGAAGAAGCTCGAGGCCGAGGCCATCGTCGCCGAGAAGGCCGCGAAAGCACAGGGCATCACCAAGATGAAGGAGGCGATGGCCGGGGCCGGCGGCCGGACGATGGTGAAGCTCCGCATCGCCGACGCGCTCAAGGGGAAGCGCATCGTCCAGTTCCCGACCTCGGACTCGGCGATCAACCTCCAGCAGACCGACGTGAACCGTTTCCTCGAATCGGCGGGGATGCGTCCGGGGCAGTAGGGCACGTCGGCGAGGACGGGGCGCGCATCGGCGGGCCGCGGCCGCCGCCGCGTGAAAGTTCCGTGACGCGGCGCATTCCGGCTTCACGGCCCACCGGCGTTCCTGTAGGCATCTGGAGCCATGGACGCCGTCGACCGCCTCTGTCTCGGACGCATGCAGAACCCCGTCCGCGGCTTTCTGCACGGGTCGGCGGCGATGCTTTCGATGGCCGGTGGCGCGGTCCTGTGGCGCGCCTCCGAGGGCGACGTCGCGATGCGGCTGGCGCTCCTCGTCTTCGCGGCGAGCCTCGTCGGGCTCTACACCGTGAGCAGCCTCTACCATTCGTTTCCGTGGCGGGCGGAGTGGAAGCGGCGCATGCAGCGGCTCGACCATTCGATGATCTACGTGCTCGTCGCCGGCACCTACACGCCGATCGCGCTCGCCATCCTCGACGGGTGGCTGCTCGCGGCGGCGCTCGCGGCGACCTGGGGCATCACGATCGTCGGCGTTGCGCAGAAGGTCTTCTGGCCGCAGGTGCCGCACGGTGTGTCGATTACGCTGCAGATCGTCCAGGGCTGGCTCGCGCTCCCCTTCATCGGCGAGGTCGCCCGGACGCTGCCGCCGGGCGCCCTCTGGCTCGTGGTGCTCGGCGGCCTCTCGTACACCGTGGGCGCGGTTTTCTTCGTGACGCGCCGGCCGCGCCTCTGGCCGCACGTGTTCTCGTACCACGAGGTCTTCCACGTCTGCGTCGTCGCCGGGAGCGCGCTCCACTACGCGGCGATCCTCGGCTACGTGGCGCGCTTTCCGGGCGCGTGAGCCGTCGTCGGCGCGGACGTGCGGCGGCGGTGCCGGGTGCGAGTAGCGGCTGACCGGAAGGTGCTGGCCGTGCTAGACCTCCGGCCGTGAAGCCCGCCCGCAAGCCGGCCCGCTACGACGACCTCCTCGACGTTCCCGACACCAAGGTCGGGGAGATCATCGACGGCGAGCTGATCGTGTCGCCGCGGCCGGCGTCGCCTCACGCGCGCGCGGCGTCCGTGATGGGCGGGGACCTGAGCGGGGCGTTCGACCGGCCCCCGGGCGATCGGGGAAATCCGGGGGGATGGTGGCTCCTGGACGAGCCGGAGCTGCATTTCGGAGACGACGTGCTCGTGCCCGACCAGGCGGGCTGGCGCCGCGAGCGCATGCCGAAGCTGCCGAACGTCGCGGCCTTCACCGAGGCTCCCGACTGGGTCTGCGAAGTGATTTCGCCGAGCACGGGCAGGATCGACCGTGGCCACAAGATGCGCGTCTACGCGCGCGAGGGCGTCGGGCACCTCTGGCTCGTCGATCCCTTGCTCCGCTCGATCGAGGTCTATCGCCTGCGCGACGGCGGGTGGGTGATCGCCACCGTCCACGCGGGTGACGCGCCGGCGCGCCTCGCGCCCTTCGACGCGATCGAGCTCGACGTCTCCCGCTGGTGGCTCGAGACCGCGTGAGCACGGCTCGAGCCCTTTTCCTCGCCGCCGCCCTTTCGTGCGTGAGCGGAGCGGCGGCCGCCTTCCGGTGCGCCGGCGGCGTCGCGTGGGCCGAGCCGCGCGCCTACGGCTCGCTCAGCCGCGACGAGCAGGCGCTCTGCGACCAGTACGCGATCCAGGCGGAGCGCATCGCGCGCGGTCGCGAGGCCGGGTTCTCGGTGTACTCGCCGTTGAACGCGCTCCGCGACGCGTGCGGCGAGCACCCCTCGGACGAGAAGGTCTGCAAGGGATTCCCGCCGCTCGCGCGCACGATCCATCGCGAGAAATGGACCGCCGCCGAGGCCGGAGCGAAGGTCCGCGGCGACTGCCTGCGCTGGATCTATCCCTGAGTTGCCTCGTCGGCGGGTCTCTTGTTAGATCGCGCGAGCCGTGTACTTCCACTTCGCGAACGTCCTCGTCTTCCTCGCGCTCGGCTTCGTCCTCGCGGCGATGATGCTCGGACTCGGGTGGCTCGTACGCCCGCAGAACCCCGGAGCGGCGAAGCTCTCGAGCTACGAGTGCGGCGAGCCGGCGACCGGTAGCGCCTGGATCAACTTCAACATCCGCTTCTATCTCGTGGCGCTCGTGTTCGTGGTCTTCGACGTGGAGCTGGCGTTCATGTACCCCGTCATGGCCGTCTTCAAGCGCTGGGTCGCCGACGGGCGCGGTCTCGCGGCGCTCGGCGAGATTCTCCTCTTCGTCGGGGTCCTCGCGGTCGGTCTCGTCTACGTCTGGGCCAAGCGCGACCTCGAGTGGGTGAAGGGGTCGCCCGCCGAGCCGGGCTCCGGCACGGACTTCCGGCGCGCGGCTTGAGCAGGTAAGGATCGACCGATGTCGCTGATGAACACGATGCCCGAGTTCATGGTCACGACGCAGGTCGACGCCATGCTCAACTGGACCCGGAAATCGTCGCTCTGGTACATGCTCTTCGGGCTCGCCTGTTGCGCGATCGAGCTGATGCAGACGGGTGGCCCGCGCGCCGACCTCGACCGCTTCGGCGCCGTGCCGCGCGCGACCCCGCGGCAATCGGATCTCATGATCATCGCCGGCACGCTCACCTTGAAGATGGCGCTCCGCACGAAGCTCCTCTACGACCAGATGCCCGATCCGAAGTACGTCATCTCGATGGGCAGCTGCTCGAATTGCGGCGGCCTCTTCCAGCTCGCGTACTCCGTGTGCGACGGCGTGGACAAGGTGTTGCCGGTCGATGTCTACGTGCCGGGCTGCCCGCCGCGCCCCGAGGCTCTCACGCAGGGCATCCTGCTCCTGCAGGAGAAGATGATGGGCGAGAAGTGGCTCGTCCGCGGCGAAGCCCTCGGGACCCGGGCCTGAATCCGAGCGTCGTGGACGCGACCGCGATACACGAGGCGCTCGTCGCCTGCTTTCCGGGCGCCATCGGGGGGCTCGAGACGGCCGGCGACCCCGCGGTGCGGGTGCGACCGGCCGACGTCCTCGCCGTTGCGACCCACCTCAAGGCCGATCCGGCCCTCGCGTTCGACTGCCTCTCGAACCAGAGCGGCGTCGATCAGCCCAAGCGCGACCAGATCGAGATCGTGTACCACCTCTTTTCGTACGCGCACGGCCACGCGCTCGCGATGAAAGTCGGGGTGCCGCGCGACAACCCGCGGCTCGCCACGGTCTCGACGGTCTGGCGCGCGGCGATCTGGCAGGAGCGCGAGATCTTCGACCTCCTCGGCGTCGACTTCCTCGGCCATCCCGACCTCCGCCGCATCCTGCTGCCGGAGGACTGGGTGGGCCACCCGCTCCGCAAGGACTACGTCGAGCCGACCGAGTACCACGGCATCAGCACCAAGCGGGAGAGCCTCCTGTGAGCACCGGGATCGGCGGCGTCGAGGTCGACGTCGAGCGTGAGGGCGTCGCGACCGAGGAGATGACGCTCAACATGGGGCCGCAGCACCCGAGCACGCACGGCGTGCTGCGCTTCGTGGTGAAGGCCGACGGCGAGGTGATGCGGCAGGCGATCCCCGACGTCGGGTACCTGCACCGCTCGATCGAGAAGATCGCGGAGAAAGTCGGCTACCACGGCTTCATGCCGTACACCGATCGCGTCGACTACGTCGCCGCCATGGCGTGCAACCAGGGCTGGGCGATGGTGTGCGAGAAGCTCGCCGGCATCGAGGTGCCGAAGCGCGGCGAGTACTGCCGCGTGATTGCGGTCGAGCTGAACCGCATCGCGAGCCACCTCGTCGCGGTCGGCACGATGGGCATGGACATCGGCGCCTTCACGCCGTTCACTCACGCGCTCCGCGAGCGCGAGCACATCAACAACCTGCTCGAAGAGCTGTGCGGCGCGCGCCTCACGTTCACCTACATGCGGATCGG of Deltaproteobacteria bacterium contains these proteins:
- a CDS encoding transposase, which codes for MLRVAGSESAHDEVDGRSLLDEIAREGARRMLVAALETEVAAYLDAHRDERDDEGHALVVRNGKGRTRKITLGAGTIPVSAPRVNDRRTDYHGERRRFTSRILPPYMRRSPKVAEVLAVLYLRGLSTGDFREALAALLGDDAAGLSATNIARLTNEWETEYRAFQQRSLADCDYVYVWVDGVHFNVRLEDDRLCTLVMIGARADGTKELIAVEDGYRESAESWKTVHAAEHRIRTKGGGMAKNHPVAATGGRRGRDRARSNRTLDRRHREAVFRRLR
- a CDS encoding AbrB/MazE/SpoVT family DNA-binding domain-containing protein — translated: MIVKITSKRQVTFPARVLKALGVGPGDRLELEEAAQGFVLRARRIDPSRLAPLRSKLRTRRPPFDLKTFREEKRDPALRD
- a CDS encoding PIN domain-containing protein, which codes for MTPHFGIDTSILVRLLTGDPPKAFERCVRVLMRLIEQEEAEIVASNQVIGEAYVALQHHYGVSKGDARLALETVLRSGMVAPLNGAEVFAALRTQGGCGLVDRLIADDYQRRDVETLTVDARMARLLHARRL
- a CDS encoding SPFH domain-containing protein — encoded protein: MAQVPATVAGGANVTRLIWLGVVVAAFGVAYSSCTTYVAPNEVGILESRLVGPTGIREKMYPGGRLYFLMIGQTMHRFPTDLQVLELTSYRDESNARNARVEAPVEVNTSDGSKVVLDVTVLYRIEDPFSVMQQAGPGRLFESTAVIPKTIAALKKNLGEMVAEDFYNVKVRSQRAEKALAQVHMELKEKGIAVDHVLLRQYYYNHDYQQQIEEKKVQDQLKFTRASEAEAAKELAKKQEIEATGRAKVEVETQRGNAEVTKIQAEADAYRRKRVADADLLVQLANAQGAELENRAYQGGGSENLVGMKMAEVLEGVETVLVPSGGKGGMNPLDLNQALRLFDVAPEAGAQGVKP
- a CDS encoding prohibitin family protein produces the protein MSGRTHGTDAGVARAPATCRRQGASPRARALALGVVALVASGCYRSTGSTEVGIKIGKLFGADEVVAPGRTVIVIPVVHDWYVFDTKTQTVQMKEQGKGSGEDDALDFKTRDGNDVSVDVTVLYHVDPVKAPHVLRHVAYDVDEVRTVLVRPLARSIPRDSLNELSSEEFYDSDLRAAKEEQALANLRRALEPYGLICERVVLGNYRFHKNYQAAIDQKKVADQTVNKNRSAAEAAVKEWERELETTKGLVGQLLATERGKAQQVTLQTDAYYEAKKLEAEAIVAEKAAKAQGITKMKEAMAGAGGRTMVKLRIADALKGKRIVQFPTSDSAINLQQTDVNRFLESAGMRPGQ
- a CDS encoding hemolysin III family protein, with product MDAVDRLCLGRMQNPVRGFLHGSAAMLSMAGGAVLWRASEGDVAMRLALLVFAASLVGLYTVSSLYHSFPWRAEWKRRMQRLDHSMIYVLVAGTYTPIALAILDGWLLAAALAATWGITIVGVAQKVFWPQVPHGVSITLQIVQGWLALPFIGEVARTLPPGALWLVVLGGLSYTVGAVFFVTRRPRLWPHVFSYHEVFHVCVVAGSALHYAAILGYVARFPGA
- a CDS encoding Uma2 family endonuclease; translated protein: MKPARKPARYDDLLDVPDTKVGEIIDGELIVSPRPASPHARAASVMGGDLSGAFDRPPGDRGNPGGWWLLDEPELHFGDDVLVPDQAGWRRERMPKLPNVAAFTEAPDWVCEVISPSTGRIDRGHKMRVYAREGVGHLWLVDPLLRSIEVYRLRDGGWVIATVHAGDAPARLAPFDAIELDVSRWWLETA
- a CDS encoding NADH-quinone oxidoreductase subunit A, with the protein product MMLGLGWLVRPQNPGAAKLSSYECGEPATGSAWINFNIRFYLVALVFVVFDVELAFMYPVMAVFKRWVADGRGLAALGEILLFVGVLAVGLVYVWAKRDLEWVKGSPAEPGSGTDFRRAA
- the nuoB gene encoding NADH-quinone oxidoreductase subunit NuoB; this encodes MSLMNTMPEFMVTTQVDAMLNWTRKSSLWYMLFGLACCAIELMQTGGPRADLDRFGAVPRATPRQSDLMIIAGTLTLKMALRTKLLYDQMPDPKYVISMGSCSNCGGLFQLAYSVCDGVDKVLPVDVYVPGCPPRPEALTQGILLLQEKMMGEKWLVRGEALGTRA
- a CDS encoding NADH-quinone oxidoreductase subunit C, producing MDATAIHEALVACFPGAIGGLETAGDPAVRVRPADVLAVATHLKADPALAFDCLSNQSGVDQPKRDQIEIVYHLFSYAHGHALAMKVGVPRDNPRLATVSTVWRAAIWQEREIFDLLGVDFLGHPDLRRILLPEDWVGHPLRKDYVEPTEYHGISTKRESLL